From the Clostridiales bacterium FE2011 genome, one window contains:
- the aroF gene encoding 3-deoxy-7-phosphoheptulonate synthase has protein sequence MIIALKKDIRQEEKEHLISWLESYGVRTHVSEGEYQTVIGLVGDTTRIDTDLISGLDIVQSVTRISEPFKKANRKFHPDDTVVRVTDQVAFGGGNFQIIAGPCSVETEDQVETIAKAVKESGAGMLRGGAFKPRTSPYDFQGLHGEGIRILLEVKKRTGMPIITEIMDIGHLPLFEQVDVIQVGARNMQNFELLKELGRIRKPVLLKRGLANNIKELLMSAEYIMAGGNEQIILCERGVRTFETYTRNTLDLSAVAVLHELSHLPVVVDPSHATGAARYVKPMAMAAAACGADGLMIEVHNDPKHALCDGPQSLTPEQFDDVAKAVMKIRKALV, from the coding sequence ATGATTATCGCACTGAAGAAGGATATCCGGCAGGAAGAAAAAGAGCACCTGATTTCCTGGCTGGAAAGCTATGGCGTACGGACCCATGTTTCCGAGGGTGAATACCAGACAGTGATCGGCCTGGTGGGCGATACCACCCGGATCGATACGGACCTGATCAGCGGACTGGACATTGTCCAGAGCGTAACCCGGATTTCCGAACCCTTCAAGAAGGCTAACCGGAAGTTCCATCCGGACGACACAGTGGTCCGGGTGACGGATCAGGTGGCTTTTGGCGGCGGCAACTTCCAGATTATTGCCGGCCCCTGCTCCGTGGAAACTGAAGACCAGGTGGAAACCATCGCCAAGGCGGTGAAGGAGAGCGGAGCGGGTATGCTCCGGGGCGGCGCTTTCAAGCCCCGTACTTCTCCCTATGATTTCCAGGGCCTTCACGGGGAAGGTATCCGGATCCTGCTGGAGGTTAAAAAGCGGACCGGTATGCCGATCATCACCGAGATCATGGACATCGGTCATCTGCCCCTGTTTGAGCAGGTGGACGTGATCCAGGTCGGCGCCCGGAACATGCAGAACTTTGAACTGCTGAAGGAGCTGGGCCGGATCAGGAAGCCTGTGCTCCTCAAGCGCGGCCTGGCGAACAACATCAAGGAGCTGCTGATGAGCGCCGAGTACATCATGGCTGGCGGCAACGAGCAGATCATCCTCTGTGAGCGCGGCGTCCGGACCTTCGAAACCTATACCCGGAACACGCTGGACCTGTCTGCGGTGGCGGTGCTGCATGAACTGAGCCACCTGCCGGTGGTGGTGGACCCGAGCCACGCGACCGGTGCGGCACGGTACGTGAAACCTATGGCCATGGCCGCAGCGGCCTGCGGCGCGGACGGCCTGATGATCGAAGTGCATAATGACCCGAAGCATGCCCTGTGCGACGGTCCCCAGAGCCTGACGCCGGAACAGTTTGACGACGTAGCAAAAGCGGTCATGAAGATCCGCAAAGCACTGGTATAA
- a CDS encoding ABC transporter ATP-binding protein produces MAEEVFFRMREIDKIYPLEGENVHALKKVSLTVEEGDYLSVLGPSGSGKTTLMNIIGCLDTPTSGEYILRGREVEDMDEQELAELRNREIGFIFQNSQLLPRLTARKNVELPLIYAGIRPKERRERAEAMLERVGLKDRMDHLPSQLSGGQQQRVAIARAMVGNPSILLADEPTGALDQKTGAQIMQLFRELNEENRTVIMITHDLKIASNARRVVHIIDGEITEGGLQDA; encoded by the coding sequence ATGGCAGAAGAAGTATTCTTCCGGATGCGGGAGATTGACAAGATCTATCCGCTGGAAGGAGAGAACGTCCACGCACTGAAGAAGGTGTCCCTGACAGTGGAAGAGGGAGACTATCTGTCCGTGCTGGGCCCCTCCGGCAGCGGAAAGACCACATTGATGAATATTATCGGCTGCCTGGATACCCCCACTTCCGGCGAGTATATCCTGCGGGGCAGGGAAGTGGAGGATATGGACGAACAGGAACTGGCTGAACTGAGGAACCGGGAGATCGGTTTTATCTTCCAGAATTCCCAGCTGCTGCCGAGACTGACAGCCCGTAAGAATGTGGAACTGCCCCTGATTTATGCCGGTATCCGGCCGAAAGAACGTCGGGAACGGGCAGAAGCTATGCTGGAACGCGTTGGGCTGAAAGACCGGATGGATCACCTGCCCAGCCAGCTTTCCGGCGGCCAGCAGCAGCGCGTGGCTATCGCCCGGGCAATGGTAGGCAATCCCTCCATTCTGCTGGCGGACGAACCCACCGGCGCCCTGGACCAGAAGACCGGCGCCCAGATAATGCAGCTGTTCCGGGAACTGAACGAGGAGAATCGTACGGTCATTATGATTACCCACGACCTTAAGATTGCCTCCAACGCCCGACGGGTAGTGCACATTATAGATGGTGAAATTACGGAAGGAGGTCTGCAGGATGCTTAA
- a CDS encoding ABC transporter permease, translating into MVMIRESIVMALDNIRSNKVRSFLTLLGIMIGVMAVITLISTVSGVSGTISSSFSSMGVGTLTVSVSGSDLKSGMTPEDLQVITDLENVDGVVPSISLNGRVSYGNDVQTGISVSGRNAYYFILNEEMIIQGRSLNFIDDDNSSYVCEISQEIVDEFFLGVNPIGETLYVSGLPFTIVGRYEEDSGGGVASIFSGSPAVMIPYTTAMKVNNSTDINSFTVYLKEGADSTEAKQEIEDAMDVLFDFEEDCFTVSSMESIEETMNTMTTMLSSLLAGIASIALLVGGIGIMNMMLTTVTERTGEIGLKKALGAVPGQIQMQFLLESFLLSMIGGLLGVVFGLALSFGLCRMLGTSFVLNVGAIILGVGFSAAVGIIFGWAPARKASRLNPIDALRAV; encoded by the coding sequence ATGGTAATGATCCGGGAAAGCATTGTAATGGCGCTGGATAATATCCGGAGCAACAAGGTGCGTTCCTTCCTGACCCTGCTGGGTATCATGATCGGCGTTATGGCGGTTATTACGCTGATTTCCACGGTATCCGGCGTATCCGGTACCATTTCCTCTTCCTTCTCGAGCATGGGCGTCGGTACCCTGACGGTGAGCGTATCGGGCAGCGACCTGAAGAGCGGCATGACGCCGGAAGACCTGCAGGTGATTACGGACCTGGAGAATGTGGACGGTGTGGTGCCGAGCATCAGCCTGAACGGCCGGGTCTCCTACGGGAATGACGTGCAGACCGGTATTTCCGTTTCCGGCCGGAACGCATATTACTTCATCCTGAATGAGGAGATGATCATCCAGGGACGAAGCCTGAACTTTATTGACGACGACAACAGCAGCTATGTCTGCGAGATCAGCCAGGAGATTGTGGATGAATTCTTCCTGGGCGTGAATCCCATCGGTGAAACCCTGTATGTCTCAGGACTGCCATTCACGATTGTGGGACGGTATGAAGAAGACAGCGGCGGAGGCGTCGCTTCCATCTTCAGCGGTTCGCCGGCGGTCATGATTCCTTACACCACGGCCATGAAGGTGAATAACTCCACCGATATCAACTCCTTCACCGTATACCTGAAGGAAGGAGCAGATTCAACCGAGGCAAAGCAGGAAATTGAAGACGCCATGGACGTGCTGTTCGACTTTGAAGAAGATTGCTTCACGGTTTCCTCCATGGAAAGCATTGAAGAAACCATGAACACGATGACCACGATGCTGAGTTCGTTGCTGGCAGGTATTGCCTCCATCGCACTGCTGGTGGGCGGTATCGGCATCATGAACATGATGCTGACCACCGTGACGGAACGGACGGGCGAGATCGGCCTGAAGAAGGCGCTGGGCGCCGTACCGGGCCAGATCCAGATGCAGTTCTTGCTGGAAAGCTTCCTGCTTTCGATGATCGGAGGCCTGCTGGGAGTTGTATTCGGCCTGGCACTATCCTTCGGGTTGTGCCGGATGCTGGGTACGAGTTTCGTGCTGAACGTCGGCGCCATTATCCTGGGCGTGGGCTTCTCCGCAGCGGTCGGTATCATCTTCGGCTGGGCGCCGGCCAGAAAAGCCAGCCGGCTGAATCCCATTGACGCGCTGCGCGCGGTATAA
- the pheA gene encoding prephenate dehydratase, producing MTIEELRAEIDRIDSDIIRLYGERLETASQIGRYKQEHHLPVSDPARERDVLNKVGAEAGEKNENGVRALFGFLMAQSRTNQLLEGREMSELGQLIRKSLKETPELFPEKATVACQGVEGAYSQQACEKIFRSPSIMYCKTFENVFSAIEKGLCDYGILPIENSLAGSVNSVYDQLISRKCYIVRSARVKIDHTLLVKPGTKLEDIREVWSHEQAIQQCSRLLTENKQWRVNISTNTAAAAQMVAESDRKDVAAISSAHCAPLYGLEILKTDIQNNSNNHTRFICISRKPEIYPGADHTSLMLALPNKPGALYQLLGRFYAEGINLSKLESRPVPGRDFEFMFCFDIDASVYSPSFARLIEELDVTLEQCAYLGSYSELA from the coding sequence ATGACCATCGAAGAACTGAGAGCGGAAATTGACCGGATCGACAGCGATATTATCCGGCTGTACGGAGAACGGCTGGAAACAGCGAGCCAGATCGGCCGCTACAAGCAGGAACATCACCTGCCGGTGTCAGATCCTGCCCGGGAACGGGATGTGCTGAACAAGGTGGGCGCGGAAGCCGGGGAAAAGAATGAGAACGGCGTCCGGGCCCTGTTCGGTTTCCTGATGGCCCAGAGCCGGACCAACCAGCTGCTGGAAGGCCGGGAAATGAGCGAACTGGGCCAGCTGATCCGCAAAAGCCTGAAGGAGACACCGGAACTGTTTCCCGAAAAGGCAACGGTGGCCTGCCAGGGCGTTGAAGGCGCCTATTCCCAGCAGGCCTGCGAGAAGATCTTCCGGTCTCCTTCCATCATGTACTGCAAGACCTTCGAGAACGTTTTTTCCGCCATTGAAAAGGGCTTGTGCGACTACGGCATCCTGCCGATTGAAAACAGCCTGGCCGGATCCGTGAACAGCGTGTATGACCAGCTGATCAGCCGGAAGTGCTATATTGTGCGCTCTGCCCGGGTAAAGATTGATCATACGCTGCTGGTGAAGCCCGGCACGAAACTGGAGGATATCCGGGAAGTCTGGTCCCATGAGCAGGCGATCCAGCAGTGCTCCAGGCTCCTGACAGAAAACAAGCAGTGGCGGGTGAACATCAGCACCAATACCGCTGCGGCAGCCCAGATGGTGGCGGAGAGCGACCGGAAGGATGTGGCTGCTATTTCCTCCGCACACTGCGCGCCGCTGTACGGCCTGGAGATCCTGAAAACCGATATCCAGAACAACAGCAACAACCATACCCGGTTCATCTGCATCTCCCGGAAACCGGAGATCTATCCCGGCGCGGATCATACCAGCCTGATGCTGGCACTGCCCAACAAGCCCGGTGCGCTGTATCAGCTGCTCGGACGGTTCTATGCTGAGGGGATCAACCTGTCCAAACTGGAGAGCCGTCCTGTGCCGGGAAGGGATTTCGAATTCATGTTCTGCTTCGACATTGACGCATCCGTTTATTCCCCGTCCTTTGCCCGGCTGATTGAAGAACTGGACGTGACGCTGGAGCAATGCGCGTATCTGGGAAGCTACTCTGAACTGGCGTAA
- a CDS encoding DNA-binding protein, with the protein MDYRRFGNTYLVRMDVGEEIVEELKSLCRNENIRLAQVDAIGAVRQAVIGVYNLEEQAYHREDLEGLMEIAGLQGSVTRMNGEVYPHLHVTLAGQDNKVHAGHVIGLIVGATCEMFVRVLDGEVSRERDEEIGINIIRF; encoded by the coding sequence ATGGACTACAGGAGATTCGGAAACACTTATCTTGTCCGGATGGACGTTGGAGAGGAAATCGTTGAGGAGCTGAAATCCCTTTGCAGGAATGAGAATATCCGCCTGGCACAGGTGGATGCCATCGGCGCCGTTCGTCAGGCGGTTATCGGTGTATATAATCTGGAAGAACAAGCCTATCACCGGGAAGATCTGGAAGGCCTGATGGAAATTGCCGGCCTCCAGGGCAGCGTCACAAGGATGAACGGAGAAGTTTATCCGCACCTGCACGTAACCCTGGCCGGGCAGGATAACAAAGTACACGCCGGACACGTCATCGGGCTCATCGTCGGTGCCACCTGTGAGATGTTCGTCCGGGTGCTGGATGGAGAGGTCAGCCGGGAACGGGACGAGGAGATCGGCATCAACATCATCCGGTTCTGA
- a CDS encoding prephenate dehydrogenase, producing the protein MESKTIGVVGLGLMGASLCKALCAQGHRILGRDTDEHVQKYALLTETIQGELTEDNIPECDYLFLATYPGAAVETLEQLAPKIRKDTVVSDLCGVKKAVCEPCFALAEEYGFTFIGGHPMAGKQFSGIKYADGNLFQNATMILVPRKQEDLFLVSRLSELLRETGFKSVTVTTAEKHDEMIAFTSQLAHVVSNAYIKSPTAAEHLSFSAGSYRDLTRVAKLNETMWTELFLDNAEHLGFELDCLIKSLQEYRDAIAAGDAETLKKLLKDGRERKEAIDTEWKDKK; encoded by the coding sequence ATGGAGAGCAAAACAATCGGCGTGGTCGGCCTGGGCCTGATGGGTGCTTCCCTGTGCAAAGCACTGTGCGCACAGGGACACAGGATCCTGGGCAGGGACACGGACGAGCATGTGCAGAAATACGCCCTTCTGACAGAAACCATCCAGGGCGAACTGACAGAAGACAATATCCCGGAATGCGATTACCTGTTCCTGGCAACGTATCCGGGCGCGGCGGTGGAAACGCTGGAGCAGCTGGCGCCGAAGATCCGCAAGGATACGGTGGTAAGCGATCTGTGCGGTGTGAAGAAGGCAGTATGCGAGCCTTGCTTTGCCCTGGCGGAGGAATACGGCTTCACCTTTATCGGCGGTCACCCGATGGCCGGTAAACAGTTCTCCGGCATCAAATACGCGGACGGAAACCTGTTCCAGAACGCGACCATGATCCTGGTGCCCCGGAAGCAGGAGGATCTGTTCCTGGTCAGCCGGCTGAGCGAGCTGCTGCGGGAAACGGGCTTCAAGTCCGTAACCGTGACCACAGCGGAGAAGCATGACGAAATGATCGCCTTTACCTCCCAGCTGGCCCATGTGGTTTCAAACGCCTATATCAAATCTCCCACAGCGGCAGAGCACCTGTCCTTCTCAGCGGGCAGCTACCGGGATCTGACCCGGGTGGCCAAACTGAACGAAACCATGTGGACTGAGCTCTTCCTGGACAATGCGGAGCATCTGGGCTTTGAACTGGACTGCCTGATCAAATCCCTGCAGGAGTACCGCGACGCCATCGCTGCCGGAGACGCGGAGACACTGAAAAAGCTCCTGAAGGACGGCCGCGAGCGCAAGGAAGCGATTGACACGGAGTGGAAGGATAAGAAATAA
- a CDS encoding tRNA threonylcarbamoyladenosine dehydratase, producing the protein MLNQFSRTQLLLGPEAMEHLAQCRVAVFGVGGVGGYTVEALARSGIGALDLIDDDKVCLTNLNRQIYATRSTVGKYKVDVAEERIKDINPDCKVTTYKTFYLPETQDQFDFTQYDYVVDAIDTVKGKLALVEQANAAGTPIICAMGAGNKLDPTAFKVADIYKTSVCPLARVMRTECRKRRIKHLKVVYSTEKPVRPLEDPSISCRKHCICPPGTRKCTVRRDIPGSTAFVPATAGLIIAGEVIKDLCKEYTTSNEEN; encoded by the coding sequence ATGCTGAATCAGTTTTCCCGGACACAATTGCTGCTTGGACCGGAGGCCATGGAGCACCTCGCGCAATGCCGCGTGGCGGTGTTTGGCGTCGGCGGCGTCGGCGGCTATACGGTGGAGGCGCTGGCCCGTTCCGGTATCGGCGCCCTGGATCTGATTGATGATGACAAAGTTTGCCTGACTAACCTGAACCGCCAGATTTATGCCACCCGCAGCACAGTGGGGAAGTATAAAGTGGACGTGGCGGAGGAACGGATTAAAGATATTAACCCGGACTGCAAGGTTACAACATACAAAACCTTCTACCTGCCGGAGACGCAGGACCAGTTTGATTTCACCCAATATGACTATGTAGTGGATGCCATTGATACAGTGAAGGGCAAGCTGGCGCTGGTGGAACAGGCAAATGCGGCAGGCACACCTATTATCTGTGCCATGGGTGCCGGCAACAAACTGGATCCCACCGCATTCAAAGTGGCGGATATCTATAAGACTTCCGTATGTCCCCTGGCACGGGTGATGCGTACGGAATGCCGGAAGAGACGCATCAAGCACCTGAAGGTTGTCTATTCCACAGAAAAACCGGTCAGGCCGCTGGAGGATCCGTCGATCAGCTGCCGGAAACACTGTATCTGTCCTCCGGGTACCCGGAAGTGCACAGTGCGCAGGGATATTCCGGGATCGACGGCATTTGTTCCGGCAACCGCAGGACTGATTATTGCCGGCGAAGTGATCAAAGATCTTTGCAAAGAATATACGACCTCAAACGAGGAAAACTGA
- a CDS encoding HlyD family efflux transporter periplasmic adaptor subunit → MRRFAAVLFALMLVAGAACADTLTLNGTVEAGLTIPVYAPIGGTVDEVCVEKGMHVSAGDILFSYRTEKTYASGDGVVTGVFAKAGDDAEIVTEQYGADLYIEGTTIYSVSASTSKAYSSAETTIVHTGETVYLLCRTDAKRYGTGIITTVDGTSYTVHVTEGNFIIGDSITVFRDSAYTEKQRLGRGSVSRANPTAVTGTGAVVSVAVQDGDEVKRGDLLMETLSGTFEGYEMTGTSVTAEEEGVIVSTSADAGTTVTKGDIVVQIAPVSGMRVEAAITADDRQALKAGDKVIIELESDESISYEGTVRYITEMPEEDTEETTYKAVIDFKPDENVYFGMPVVVTTPEAVQE, encoded by the coding sequence ATGAGACGATTTGCGGCTGTTCTTTTTGCACTGATGCTTGTGGCAGGCGCTGCCTGTGCAGATACCCTGACCCTGAACGGAACGGTGGAAGCCGGCCTGACCATACCGGTTTATGCCCCTATCGGCGGCACGGTGGATGAAGTTTGCGTGGAAAAGGGAATGCATGTTTCAGCAGGCGATATCCTGTTCAGTTACCGGACAGAAAAGACCTATGCCTCCGGGGACGGCGTTGTGACGGGCGTATTCGCCAAGGCCGGAGACGATGCTGAGATCGTGACGGAGCAGTATGGCGCGGATCTGTATATTGAAGGCACCACTATTTACTCTGTCAGCGCCAGCACTTCCAAAGCCTACAGCTCCGCGGAGACGACCATTGTGCACACGGGTGAAACAGTGTATCTGCTCTGCCGGACGGACGCGAAGCGCTATGGCACGGGCATCATTACCACGGTGGATGGCACCAGCTATACCGTGCATGTGACGGAAGGCAACTTCATCATCGGCGACTCGATTACCGTGTTCCGTGACAGCGCCTATACGGAAAAACAAAGGCTGGGCCGCGGCTCGGTTTCCCGGGCAAATCCGACGGCTGTGACCGGGACCGGCGCGGTGGTCAGCGTGGCTGTGCAGGACGGAGACGAGGTGAAACGCGGCGATCTGCTGATGGAAACCCTGAGCGGCACCTTTGAAGGCTATGAAATGACCGGCACGTCTGTGACGGCGGAGGAAGAAGGCGTCATTGTCTCCACTTCCGCGGATGCCGGAACCACTGTTACCAAGGGAGACATTGTGGTGCAGATTGCCCCGGTCAGCGGCATGCGGGTGGAAGCGGCCATTACGGCGGACGACCGGCAGGCGCTGAAGGCCGGCGACAAAGTGATTATCGAACTGGAATCGGACGAGAGCATCTCCTATGAAGGTACTGTCCGGTATATTACCGAAATGCCTGAAGAAGATACGGAAGAGACCACCTACAAGGCTGTGATCGACTTCAAGCCGGATGAGAACGTGTACTTCGGCATGCCTGTGGTGGTAACCACACCCGAAGCAGTGCAGGAATAA
- a CDS encoding family 43 glycosylhydrolase, producing MFSVINAARGRKSPVRRAAVLLSVLMLFTCAKGENLKMNTVPVTLQKSYKKAGENNPLYTQRFGADPGVMEYDGRLYVYMTDDILEYDKKGNVKENSYSQIRSINCISSDDMVNWTDHGRIRVAGPGGVAKWANNSWAPCAAHKTIDGHEKFFLYFCNGGNGIGVLSADSPVGPWRDERGSLLITRGVKNCADVTWLFDPAVMVDDDGTGYLAFGGGVPEGKWAAPGTARIVRLGEDMISLAGDPVRLDVPWLFEDSGINKIGDKYFYTYCSNFQTKGNSLKLTDGAIQYMISDNPMGPYTYMGELFPNEGHFFGMYGNNHHSIASLNGEWYLFYHNRPVEKAMGVTGNYRSPQADRIFFGEDGLPQQVKGTMKGPDQLKPLNPFRIVSASTMSHQAGINAEGANGQSWINGETGSWLQVSGVDFGTGASSLVVTAMAPTDCTLYAVLDDPEGPVISQVRIELPGDVKPAAFRAPIQAEGVHDLYLITDGVMKLYSWQVK from the coding sequence ATGTTCTCCGTGATTAATGCCGCCCGCGGCCGGAAATCTCCGGTTCGCCGGGCGGCTGTTCTCTTGTCTGTCCTGATGCTCTTTACCTGTGCCAAAGGAGAAAACCTGAAGATGAACACCGTACCTGTCACCCTGCAGAAATCCTATAAAAAAGCCGGAGAAAACAACCCGCTGTACACCCAGCGTTTCGGTGCCGATCCCGGTGTAATGGAATATGACGGCCGGCTGTATGTATACATGACCGACGATATCCTGGAATATGATAAAAAGGGAAACGTAAAGGAAAATTCATACAGCCAGATTCGGAGCATTAACTGCATCTCCTCAGATGACATGGTCAACTGGACCGATCATGGCCGGATCCGGGTAGCCGGTCCCGGCGGCGTCGCCAAGTGGGCCAACAACTCCTGGGCTCCCTGTGCCGCACACAAAACCATTGACGGCCATGAAAAGTTCTTCCTGTATTTCTGCAATGGCGGCAACGGCATCGGCGTACTGTCCGCCGACAGTCCCGTCGGTCCCTGGCGGGACGAGCGGGGCAGCCTGCTGATCACCCGCGGCGTTAAAAACTGTGCCGATGTCACCTGGCTCTTCGATCCCGCCGTTATGGTGGACGATGACGGCACCGGCTATCTTGCCTTTGGCGGCGGTGTGCCGGAAGGAAAATGGGCCGCCCCCGGTACTGCGCGTATCGTCCGTCTGGGTGAAGACATGATCAGCCTGGCCGGCGATCCCGTCCGCCTGGATGTGCCGTGGCTCTTCGAAGACTCCGGCATCAACAAAATCGGGGATAAGTATTTCTATACCTACTGCTCCAATTTCCAGACCAAAGGCAACAGCCTGAAGCTGACCGACGGTGCCATCCAGTATATGATCTCAGATAATCCCATGGGACCCTACACCTATATGGGTGAGCTGTTCCCCAATGAAGGTCACTTTTTCGGTATGTATGGCAACAACCATCATTCAATCGCCAGCCTGAACGGTGAATGGTACCTGTTCTACCACAACCGCCCCGTGGAAAAAGCCATGGGCGTCACCGGCAATTACCGCAGCCCGCAGGCGGACCGGATCTTCTTCGGTGAGGACGGCCTGCCGCAGCAGGTAAAGGGCACCATGAAGGGGCCGGACCAGCTGAAGCCGCTCAACCCCTTCCGCATTGTCTCCGCCTCCACCATGTCCCACCAGGCAGGCATCAATGCAGAGGGTGCCAACGGCCAGTCCTGGATCAACGGCGAAACGGGCAGCTGGCTTCAGGTTTCCGGAGTGGACTTTGGAACCGGCGCTTCTTCCCTTGTGGTCACCGCCATGGCACCTACCGACTGCACCCTCTATGCCGTGCTGGATGATCCGGAAGGTCCTGTGATTTCCCAGGTGCGTATCGAGCTTCCGGGCGACGTAAAACCCGCCGCCTTCCGCGCGCCGATCCAGGCGGAAGGAGTCCATGACCTGTACCTGATCACAGACGGGGTCATGAAGCTGTATTCCTGGCAGGTCAAGTAA
- a CDS encoding glycoside hydrolase family 43 protein, translating to MSEQRKPLVSHIFTADPSAHVFNGKIYVYPSHDIPHDGEDNDDGDEYRMEDYHILSMDSVDAPCVDNGCALHMKDVPWVSKQMWAPDAAYKDGKYYLYFPARDKDGIFRIGVAVSDDPAGPFTPEDDYMPGSYSIDPAVLVDDDGRAYMYNGGLWGGQLEMWQSGSFDPDAHRPEGDEPALGPIFGELDADMKHYKGQPKQLQILDENGKPLTAGDEDRRYFEGPWMHKFNGKYYLSYSTGTTHYLVYAEGDRPDGPFTYKGRIMEPVLGWTTHHSIVEYQGKWYLFYHDCELSNGINHRRCVKFTELTIHEDGTIDTIRPYEK from the coding sequence ATGAGTGAACAGCGCAAGCCTCTGGTCTCCCATATCTTTACCGCGGATCCTTCCGCCCACGTCTTCAATGGCAAAATCTACGTATACCCCTCCCATGACATTCCCCACGACGGCGAGGACAATGACGATGGCGATGAGTACCGCATGGAAGACTACCACATCCTGTCCATGGACAGTGTGGATGCGCCCTGTGTGGACAACGGTTGTGCCCTGCACATGAAGGATGTCCCCTGGGTCAGCAAGCAGATGTGGGCTCCCGATGCCGCGTACAAGGACGGAAAGTATTACCTCTACTTCCCGGCACGCGACAAGGACGGTATCTTCCGCATCGGCGTTGCGGTTTCCGATGACCCCGCCGGTCCCTTCACTCCTGAAGATGACTATATGCCCGGCAGCTACAGCATCGACCCGGCCGTTCTCGTAGATGATGACGGACGCGCCTATATGTACAACGGCGGCCTGTGGGGCGGCCAGCTGGAAATGTGGCAGAGCGGCAGCTTTGATCCCGATGCACACCGTCCGGAAGGCGATGAACCCGCCCTCGGACCGATCTTCGGTGAACTGGATGCTGACATGAAGCACTATAAAGGCCAGCCGAAGCAGCTGCAGATCCTGGACGAGAACGGCAAACCCCTCACCGCCGGTGATGAGGACCGCCGCTATTTCGAAGGTCCCTGGATGCATAAGTTTAACGGAAAGTACTATCTCTCCTACTCCACCGGTACCACCCACTACCTGGTATACGCTGAAGGTGATCGCCCGGACGGACCCTTCACCTATAAGGGAAGAATCATGGAGCCTGTGCTTGGCTGGACCACGCATCACTCCATCGTGGAGTATCAGGGAAAATGGTACCTGTTCTATCATGACTGTGAGCTGTCCAACGGCATCAACCACCGCCGCTGCGTCAAGTTCACTGAGCTGACCATTCACGAGGACGGCACCATCGATACAATCCGTCCTTACGAAAAGTAA
- a CDS encoding glycoside hydrolase family 5 protein, translating into MKDFGFYRGVNLGGWFSQCDYSKERLDHFITEKDMDVIAGWGLDHVRIPMDYNVLETAEGGLSEEGFGRIAKAVEWCLKRNLKVVLDLHKTAGYSFDAAHQESGFFGSLPYQERFYKLWEGLAARFNDPENIAFELLNEVTDASVIGEWNRIAAECIRRIRKIAPTSLILVGSYWNNSPDAVKDLDLPADNRVIYNFHCYDPLDFTHQGATWIPDPAFDINRRVAFEEADITPEYFEKQFASAIETAEARGTALYCGEYGVIDRTTPEDTVKWFKTINAVFEKYGIARSAWSYREMDFGLSDARMDGVRNELIKYL; encoded by the coding sequence ATGAAAGATTTCGGGTTTTACCGGGGCGTAAACCTGGGCGGCTGGTTCTCCCAGTGCGACTATTCCAAAGAACGCCTGGATCATTTTATCACCGAAAAGGATATGGACGTGATTGCCGGATGGGGACTGGACCACGTCCGGATTCCCATGGACTATAACGTGCTGGAAACGGCGGAGGGCGGCCTGAGCGAGGAAGGCTTCGGCCGGATTGCGAAGGCGGTTGAATGGTGCCTGAAGCGGAACCTCAAGGTTGTGCTGGATCTGCACAAGACGGCCGGCTATTCCTTTGACGCGGCCCATCAGGAAAGCGGCTTCTTCGGCAGCCTGCCGTACCAGGAACGGTTCTACAAGCTGTGGGAAGGACTGGCGGCCCGCTTCAATGATCCGGAAAACATCGCCTTTGAACTGCTGAATGAGGTGACAGACGCTTCCGTGATCGGCGAGTGGAACCGGATTGCGGCGGAATGCATCCGCCGGATCCGGAAAATTGCCCCCACCAGCCTGATCCTGGTCGGCAGCTACTGGAACAACAGCCCGGACGCGGTGAAGGATCTGGACCTGCCGGCGGATAACCGGGTAATCTATAACTTCCACTGCTATGATCCGCTGGATTTCACTCATCAGGGAGCGACCTGGATTCCGGATCCGGCCTTCGATATCAACAGGCGGGTGGCTTTTGAGGAAGCGGATATCACCCCGGAATACTTTGAAAAGCAGTTCGCTTCCGCCATTGAGACGGCAGAAGCCCGCGGGACGGCCCTGTACTGCGGCGAGTATGGCGTGATTGACCGGACTACACCGGAAGATACTGTCAAGTGGTTTAAAACCATCAACGCCGTGTTTGAAAAGTACGGAATCGCCCGCAGCGCCTGGTCCTACCGTGAGATGGACTTCGGCCTGAGCGACGCGCGGATGGACGGCGTCCGGAATGAATTGATCAAATACTTGTAA